The proteins below are encoded in one region of Silene latifolia isolate original U9 population chromosome 2, ASM4854445v1, whole genome shotgun sequence:
- the LOC141640977 gene encoding uncharacterized protein LOC141640977 — MPNISKVAEKSQQVEDSQYPPRLAKYGFSTGMEGLLKALKELGDQARKGNLDHLLPRGGKQDRREKANQVLPSAPPICTKIINVITGGSELSGLTYSAAKRRVTEGKGDHPETSCTVSQSDLPMVTFDETDGEQHHDTLTITLSIGNCTVRKVLVDTGSSVNLIMFETLKVMSFDKENLIKKYVPLVEFSGETTHSVGEITIPTYIEGVNKLVKYLVIEGPPTYNVILGRLLVHQMKAIPSTYHQCFKFQTPWGVVKVKGDREESRSCYKQALKATTKLP; from the exons ATGCCTAACATCAGCAAAGTGGCAGAAAAATCTCAACAAGTGGAAGATTCGCAATATCCCCCCAGGTTAGCTAAATACGGGTTCAGTACGGGAATGGAAGGTCTGTTAAAAGCATTGAAGGAACTGGGCGACCAG GCACGGAAGGGGAATCTGGATCACCTGTTACCACGTGGTGGCAAGCAGGACAGAAGGGAGAAAGCAAatcaggtgctcccctcagcccCACCTATTTGCACCAAGATCAttaacgtgataacaggtggatcCGAGTTGTCAGGGTTAACCTACTCTGCAGCTAAGAGGCGAGTTACCGAAGGTAAAGGAGACCACCCAGAAACATCATGTACGGTGAGCCAGAGTGACTTGCCCATGGTCACATTCGACGAAACTGACGGAGAACAGCACCACGACACCCTCACCATAACACTATCTATTGGGAACTGCACCGTGCGAAAGGTATTGGTAGACACCGGAAGCTCTGTGAACCTCATCATGTTTGAAACTCTCAAGGTAATGAGCTTCGACAAAGAAAACCTGATAAAGAAATATGTGCCACTTGTGGAATTTAGCGGTGAGACGACACATTCAGTAGGTGAGATAACCATCCCAACTTATATTGAAGGGGTCAACAAATTAGTGAAGTACCTAGTCATCGAGGGCCCACCCACTTACAACGTTATCTTGGGGAGACTGTTGGTGCATCAAATGAAGGCGATCCCCTCAACGTACCATCAGTGTTTCAAGTTCCAAACTCCATGGGGTGTGGTCAAAGTAAAAGGAGATCGCGAGGAATCCAGAAGTTGTTATAAGCAAGCCCTAAAAGCCACAACCAAGCTTCCCTAA